The proteins below come from a single Corylus avellana chromosome ca3, CavTom2PMs-1.0 genomic window:
- the LOC132176233 gene encoding uncharacterized protein LOC132176233: MPPNKSSGGQRTHPLIWILAIICTVLSTAVIIAGVIVFVGYLAIHPRVPFISVTSAHLDNIQYDQNGLLETQVAIYIRAENDNAKAHSSFSDTSFILSFQGLQIAKLVAGPFDVRKNSSIDFEYVVQSSQIPLDPLRMEEVDSSLKRDQITFDLKGSSRARWRVWLLGSVKFGCPLNCQLKFRPSNGTYTSSRCTSKSK, from the coding sequence ATGCCGCCAAACAAAAGTTCTGGGGGTCAGCGAACCCACCCGTTGATTTGGATTTTAGCCATAATCTGCACCGTCTTATCAACGGCGGTGATCATCGCTGGCGTCATCGTGTTTGTCGGATACTTGGCCATCCATCCAAGGGTGCCGTTCATCAGCGTCACCTCCGCCCATCTCGATAACATACAATATGATCAAAACGGTCTGCTTGAAACCCAGGTGGCGATTTACATAAGGGCGGAGAATGACAACGCGAAAGCGCACTCGAGCTTTTCCGACACGAGCTTCATCCTCAGCTTTCAGGGGCTGCAGATCGCGAAGCTCGTCGCCGGGCCGTTTGATGTGAGGAAAAATAGTTCCATTGACTTTGAGTATGTGGTGCAGTCGTCGCAGATACCGTTGGATCCTCTTCGAATGGAAGAAGTTGACTCGTCGTTGAAGCGAGATCAGATTACGTTCGATTTGAAAGGCAGCTCAAGGGCTCGCTGGAGAGTCTGGCTACTTGGCTCGGTTAAGTTCGGCTGCCCGCTCAATTGTCAGCTCAAGTTCCGTCCATCAAACGGAACTTACACCAGCTCACGTTGCACCTCCAAATCaaagtga
- the LOC132174069 gene encoding uncharacterized protein LOC132174069, producing the protein MAEKEEEEEEEEQQQEEEAKKVLCTYLGLSFSLSLALLPRNTLSLETRARDLSWRLLQAEEQLRQMKFRRKEDSKANARVVEIFASHRNAWQAEERRLLQRIHELGERMAELEKREADYKARVEELEREVSERDEMISFISRSARVAGHEFGEYEEESSGDVNVVYGGADADPHQQHNNGFDSELVASSASKFWAERASLCQVFFFFYRAPFEFHPPEGYPTRKRYSKVNSESQNRKTTNTQKNLPPLSPSRAAMAEKEEEEEEEEQQQEEEAKKVLCTYLGLSFSLSLALLPRNTLSLETRARDLSWRLLQAEEQLRQMKFRRKEDSKANARVVEIFASHRNAWQAEERRLLQRIHELGERMAELEKREADYKARVEELEREVSERDEMISFISRSARVAGHEFGEYEEESSGDVNVVYGGADADPHQQHNNGFDSELVASSASKFWAERASLCQDVQYESLESLYHMKHFVPRRESPWKVDGDSTGVSSKLKLLEQELLNLVKVGRSDESKLPSLMRKQAKRYQALAGKIDDLCQKMQASDPCELTVSPEFRMQRQTEFLLEAFGLKQRASETGQKLMALHTEVGKSYYGEELGSQAKLTTRRSLDSIRNNLKEIQRNLEIWLARIIGDLEGILARDGASRVREYYISRYPFVQ; encoded by the exons ATGGCggaaaaagaagaggaggaggaggaagaagaacaacaacaagaagagGAAGCGAAGAAGGTTTTGTGTACCTACCTTGGGCTGAGCTTTTCACTCTCGCTGGCATTGCTTCCCAGGAACACGCTTTCCCTGGAAACCCGGGCCCGCGACCTGTCGTGGAGGCTCTTGCAGGCGGAGGAGCAGCTGAGGCAGATGAAGTTCCGGAGGAAGGAGGACTCCAAGGCGAACGCGCGGGTGGTGGAGATCTTCGCCAGCCACAGGAACGCGTGGCAGGCGGAGGAGAGGCGGCTGCTGCAGCGGATCCATGAGCTGGGGGAGAGGATGGCGGAGCTGGAGAAGAGGGAGGCCGACTACAAGGCGCGCGTGGAGGAGCTGGAGAGGGAGGTGTCCGAGAGGGACGAGATGATTAGCTTCATCTCCAGGTCCGCCAGGGTTGCTGGCCACGAGTTTGGAGAGTACGAGGAAGAGAGCTCTGGTGATGTGAATGTTGTTTATGGTGGTGCCGATGCGGACCCACATCAGCAGCACAACAATGGGTTCGATTCGGAGTTGGTGGCGTCCTCGGCTTCCAAGTTTTGGGCGGAAAGAGCTAGTCTCTGCCAggtattcttcttcttttataggGCTCCTTTTG AATTCCACCCCCCGGAAGGCTACCCCACAAGAAAAAGGTACTCTAAGGTAAACTCAGAGTCACAGAACAGAAAGACGACGAACACCCAAAAAAACCTTCCCCCTTTATCTCCCTCGAGAGCAGCAATGGCggaaaaagaagaggaggaggaggaagaagaacaacaacaagaagagGAAGCGAAGAAGGTTTTGTGTACCTACCTTGGGCTGAGCTTTTCACTCTCGCTGGCATTGCTTCCCAGGAACACGCTTTCCCTGGAAACCCGGGCCCGCGACCTGTCGTGGAGGCTCTTGCAGGCGGAGGAGCAGCTGAGGCAGATGAAGTTCCGGAGGAAGGAGGACTCCAAGGCGAACGCGCGGGTGGTGGAGATCTTCGCCAGCCACAGGAACGCGTGGCAGGCGGAGGAGAGGCGGCTGCTGCAGCGGATCCATGAGCTGGGGGAGAGGATGGCGGAGCTGGAGAAGAGGGAGGCCGACTACAAGGCGCGCGTGGAGGAGCTGGAGAGGGAGGTGTCCGAGAGGGACGAGATGATTAGCTTCATCTCCAGGTCCGCCAGGGTTGCTGGCCACGAGTTTGGAGAGTACGAGGAAGAGAGCTCTGGTGATGTGAATGTTGTTTATGGTGGTGCCGATGCGGACCCACATCAGCAGCACAACAATGGGTTCGATTCGGAGTTGGTGGCGTCCTCGGCTTCCAAGTTTTGGGCGGAAAGAGCTAGTCTCTGCCAg GATGTACAGTATGAATCCCTTGAATCCTTGTATCATATGAAGCATTTTGTACCCag AAGGGAATCCCCTTGGAAGGTAGATGGTGACTCAACAGGAGTTTCCTCTAAACTAAAATTACTTGAACAGGAACTACTGAATTTGGTAAAAGTTGGTAGGAGTGATGAATCAAAATTACCATCTCTAATGAGGAAGCAGGCAAAACGATATCAAGCACTTGCAGGGAAGATTGATGATCTATGCCAAAAAATG CAGGCTAGTGATCCCTGTGAACTGACCGTCAGCCCGGAGTTTCGAATGCAAAGGCAAACAGAGTTTTTGCTTGAAGCATTTGGACTTAAGCAGCGTGCATCAGAAACAGGACAGAAGCTGATGGCTTTACATACTGAAGTTGGGAAGAGTTATTATGGGGAGGAACTGGGGAGCCAGGCCAAACTGACCACAAGGAGATCTTTGGACTCCATCAGAAACAACTTAAAGGAAATCCAGAGAAATTTGGAGATATGGTTGGCCAGAATTATAGGAGATCTTGAAGGGATTCTGGCAAGAGATGGCGCCTCTCGTGTAAgagaatattatatttctagATATCCTTTTGTTCAATAG
- the LOC132175138 gene encoding acyl-CoA-binding protein, with protein sequence MGLKEDFEEHAEKAKTLPETTTNENKLILYGLFKQSTVGPVNTSRPGMFNMRERAKWDAWKAVEGKSKDEAMNDYITKVKQLLEEAGASA encoded by the exons ATGGGGTTGAAG GAAGATTTCGAGGAGCATGCTGAGAAAGCCAAGACCCTGCCAGAGACAACCACAAATGAAAACAAGCTTATACTCTATGGGCTATTCAAGCAGTCCACTGTTGGACCAGTGAACACCA GTCGTCCTGGAATGTTCAACATGAGGGAAAGAGCAAAGTGGGATGCGTGGAAGGCTGTTGAAG GGAAATCGAAGGATGAAGCAATGAATGATTACATAACCAAAGTGAAACAGTTGCTGGAAGAAGCTGGGGCATCTGCTTGA
- the LOC132176080 gene encoding large ribosomal subunit protein eL13z-like, whose protein sequence is MVKHNNVIPNGHFKKGWQNYVKTWFNQPARKTRRRNARQKKAVKIFPRPTSGRLRPIVHGQTLKYNMKVRAGRGFSLEELKAAAIPKKLAPTIGIAVDHRRRNRSLESLQANVQRLKTYKAKLVIFPRHARKLKAGDSSPEELASATQVQGAYMPIVREKPTVELVKVTDEMRTFKAYDKLRIERTNKRHVGARMKKAAEAEKEEKK, encoded by the exons ATGGTGAAGCATAATAATGTTATTCCTAATGGGCACTTTAAAAAGGGTTGGCAGAACTATGTCAAAACATGGTTCAATCAACCAGCGCGCAAGACACGGAGACGGAATG CTCGGCAAAAGAAGGCTGTGAAGATTTTTCCTAGGCCTACATCTGGACGTCTGAGACCTATTGTTCATGGACAAACTTTGAAGTACAATATGAAGGTTAGAGCTGGCAGAGGATTTTCTCTCGAAGAACTGAAG GCTGCTGCTATACCCAAAAAACTTGCTCCAACAATTGGCATTGCTGTTGATCATCGCCGCAGAAACCGTTCCTTGGAAAGTCTCCAAGCTAATGTCCAGAGGCTTAAGACATACAAGGCCAAGCTAGTTATTTTCCCAAGGCATGCTCGGAAATTGAAG GCTGGCGATTCTAGTCCTGAGGAACTTGCAAGTGCCACACAAGTTCAAGGTGCTTACATGCCCATTGTGAGGGAGAAGCCAACCGTTGAGCTTGTGAAGGTCACAGATGAGATGAGGACATTTAAGGCTTATGACAAGTTACGTATTGAGCGTACGAACAAGCGTCATGTTGGTGCCCGGATGAAGAAGGCTGCTGAGGCTGAGAAAGAGGAGAAGAAATAG